In Streptomyces sp. NBC_00878, a single window of DNA contains:
- a CDS encoding aminoglycoside phosphotransferase family protein has translation MVRPPTEDDSRLVACDDGEAVTVRERIRAALPVVIRTWQDEAEILNTISGVLPHVPRCLVKRRDVIILSYVEGVPLSSICPNGKPVDGGLIAALVGLLADMTQVRRQHLPPLPASWPRSSRDSRAFLRALAFAVEEQIRQRNWADFGGLFAMLGIPDDAMVRFAERVPTLIRRPFSLLHTDLHRDNVIVSFQGDPPLICVDWELATYGDPLHDLATHLVRMQYPDYQWPEVIEAWAMAMGERRSKAVNGLDRDLKQYVAFERAQSVYPDVMRAATGLGDSFDQRDLDSATGAVYQALKAAEEPLRLKSVPDKTAIERILFRWNESHGGRHSRDRSVSQIPWQRDPRVPEHPEFRASAVQEALFEEGAASSDRVFKGTAHLSTAVRVSGVPFPVMVRRKVGSAKPLERRVLNEHVVLRTIEESGAAVRAPRVLALGSSGLRDEFTIHSYEGPADGIRPPDHPADGLLPYEADDLVDQLRALALVDCEQLDPELEGLHFYSGRSGELVRMVTELPKSTRNLARELGLPSSHRLGEILDRHTLVPRRPVLLHGDLNPWNLVRRENGGLTLIDWEMAMVGDPLYDLVRHIHLTPTRPEIRGRLFSRWVRLLPEDCTKGWLEDWRVYRWMEVIRSAYVDLDRLVTGDSLDTPNVRRAVDSYAMTLAGAMAGLGLPDRSVANPYLARALPHGHHGDLRTAGFSADV, from the coding sequence ATGGTGCGGCCGCCCACGGAGGACGACTCGCGCCTCGTGGCCTGCGACGACGGTGAAGCGGTCACGGTGCGGGAGCGGATCCGGGCGGCGCTGCCCGTGGTCATCAGGACCTGGCAGGACGAGGCGGAGATCCTCAACACGATCTCCGGTGTCCTTCCGCATGTTCCGCGGTGTCTGGTCAAGCGCCGGGACGTGATCATCCTCAGCTATGTGGAGGGCGTGCCTCTCTCCAGCATCTGCCCCAACGGTAAGCCGGTGGACGGTGGACTGATCGCCGCCCTCGTGGGTCTCCTCGCGGACATGACGCAGGTGCGCAGGCAGCATCTTCCTCCGCTGCCCGCCTCCTGGCCCCGCTCCAGCCGGGACAGCCGAGCCTTTCTGCGGGCGCTGGCGTTCGCGGTCGAGGAGCAGATCAGACAGCGCAACTGGGCCGATTTCGGCGGGCTGTTCGCGATGCTGGGGATCCCCGACGACGCGATGGTGCGGTTCGCGGAACGGGTGCCGACGCTCATCAGGCGTCCGTTCAGCCTGCTCCACACGGACCTGCACCGGGACAACGTCATCGTCTCCTTCCAGGGTGATCCGCCCCTGATCTGTGTCGACTGGGAGCTCGCGACCTATGGCGACCCGCTGCATGATCTCGCCACCCATTTGGTGCGGATGCAGTACCCCGACTACCAGTGGCCCGAGGTCATCGAGGCGTGGGCCATGGCCATGGGCGAGCGGCGCAGCAAAGCCGTCAACGGCCTCGACCGGGATCTGAAGCAATACGTGGCCTTCGAGCGCGCCCAGTCGGTGTACCCGGATGTCATGCGCGCTGCCACCGGGCTCGGCGACTCGTTCGACCAGCGGGACCTGGACTCCGCGACAGGAGCGGTGTACCAAGCCCTGAAGGCTGCCGAGGAACCCCTGCGGCTCAAGAGCGTGCCGGACAAGACGGCGATCGAGCGCATCCTCTTCCGGTGGAACGAGTCCCACGGGGGCCGGCACAGCCGCGACAGATCTGTTTCCCAGATCCCCTGGCAACGTGATCCGCGGGTCCCGGAGCACCCCGAGTTCCGGGCATCGGCGGTGCAGGAGGCGCTGTTCGAGGAGGGGGCGGCCTCCTCGGACCGGGTGTTCAAGGGAACCGCGCATCTCAGCACGGCGGTCCGGGTGTCGGGGGTGCCGTTCCCGGTCATGGTCCGCCGAAAGGTGGGCTCGGCGAAACCGCTGGAACGCCGAGTGCTCAACGAACACGTCGTTCTGAGGACGATCGAGGAGTCGGGGGCTGCGGTGAGAGCCCCGAGGGTGCTGGCCCTGGGCTCCAGCGGTCTTCGGGACGAGTTCACCATCCACTCCTACGAGGGTCCGGCGGACGGCATCCGTCCGCCGGACCACCCCGCGGACGGGCTCCTGCCGTACGAGGCCGATGACCTCGTCGACCAGCTCCGCGCTCTGGCCCTCGTCGACTGCGAACAGCTCGATCCCGAGTTGGAAGGCCTGCACTTCTACTCGGGACGGAGTGGCGAACTGGTCCGCATGGTGACCGAACTTCCCAAGTCCACCCGGAATTTGGCGCGAGAGCTGGGCCTCCCCAGCAGCCACCGACTGGGTGAGATCCTCGACCGCCACACCTTGGTCCCGCGACGGCCCGTGCTCCTGCACGGCGACCTCAACCCGTGGAACCTCGTACGCCGTGAGAACGGTGGTCTGACCCTCATCGACTGGGAGATGGCGATGGTCGGTGATCCGCTGTACGACCTGGTCCGCCACATACATCTCACCCCGACGCGCCCCGAGATCCGTGGACGTCTGTTCTCCCGCTGGGTCCGTCTGCTGCCGGAGGACTGCACCAAGGGCTGGCTCGAGGACTGGCGTGTGTACCGGTGGATGGAAGTCATCCGCTCCGCCTACGTGGACCTCGACCGCCTCGTGACCGGCGACAGCCTGGATACCCCGAACGTCCGACGGGCGGTGGACTCCTATGCCATGACCCTGGCCGGAGCCATGGCCGGGCTGGGACTGCCAGACAGATCTGTGGCGAACCCCTATCTTGCCCGTGCACTGCCGCACGGACACCATGGAGACCTACGGACGGCTGGTTTCTCCGCGGACGTCTGA
- a CDS encoding GntR family transcriptional regulator gives MSTERGDGGGKEFERVLDALRTRIADGTYALKSQLPPQRELAEEFEVSRDTVQRVLRELSADGWVKSRQGSGTTVVHHSPIHSRIRQPETPRVRAALGPFIARAFAQPVVRLDVFTLTSESLDTHIRVQAERIRLGEVVPPERIELRMLLPSESLELPYPRARETVGDADVRRAPDELDRLQEQLQERLHAITRRHTESLHDALIDLKTQHKVPSVEVEIRHVPLAPSSKLYLRRDAEVLFGPYEVVERPILLGGDTVDALDVLGLESKLTRHVNDEGDSNAPGSMFIESMQSWFDSCWNLLAEGPPESPEPAEPPLNP, from the coding sequence GTGAGCACAGAACGCGGCGACGGAGGCGGCAAGGAGTTCGAGCGTGTCCTGGACGCGCTGCGTACTCGTATCGCCGACGGCACGTACGCGCTGAAGTCCCAGCTGCCCCCGCAGCGGGAGCTCGCCGAGGAGTTCGAGGTCTCGCGTGACACGGTCCAGCGGGTGTTGCGGGAGCTGAGCGCCGACGGATGGGTCAAGTCCCGCCAAGGCAGCGGGACAACGGTCGTCCACCACAGCCCGATCCACTCACGGATACGGCAGCCGGAGACGCCCCGGGTGCGTGCGGCCCTGGGGCCCTTCATCGCTCGGGCCTTCGCCCAGCCGGTCGTGCGGTTGGACGTGTTCACCCTCACGTCCGAGTCCCTGGACACCCACATCCGCGTGCAGGCGGAGCGCATCCGGCTCGGCGAGGTGGTTCCGCCCGAGCGCATCGAGTTGCGCATGCTGCTGCCTTCGGAATCTCTGGAGCTTCCGTATCCCCGCGCCAGGGAGACGGTCGGGGATGCGGACGTGCGGCGGGCACCCGATGAATTGGACCGGTTGCAGGAGCAGCTTCAGGAGCGGCTCCACGCCATCACCCGCAGGCACACCGAGTCGTTGCACGATGCCCTGATCGACCTGAAGACGCAGCACAAGGTGCCGTCGGTGGAAGTGGAGATCAGGCACGTACCGCTGGCCCCGTCGAGCAAGCTGTATCTGCGCCGGGACGCCGAGGTGCTGTTCGGACCATACGAGGTGGTGGAGCGCCCCATCCTGCTGGGTGGCGATACCGTCGACGCCCTGGATGTGCTCGGCCTCGAATCGAAGCTGACCCGTCACGTCAATGACGAAGGCGACTCGAACGCTCCGGGATCCATGTTCATCGAGAGTATGCAGTCCTGGTTCGACTCCTGCTGGAACCTCCTGGCCGAAGGCCCGCCGGAATCGCCGGAACCGGCAGAACCGCCTCTGAATCCGTAG
- a CDS encoding HAD family hydrolase — protein MTPDTKQTGPVAAETENLQEVIKRARFVLFDFDGPICRLFAGHSAEDVAKDLVEWLARQGLRGLLTEDERVHPDPMAVLYAVNRRHPHSDLVVELEERLTQQELKAVPSAWPTEFADPLIRTWSAVGARLAVATNNSPRTAVSYLENRGLADCFTPNIYGRTQDLHQLKPDPHCLNRALNALGAAPQSALMIGDAPSDYEAAQRAGVPFLGYARNGDKEKELRDAGAEAVVGSLEPVLRVLRSQA, from the coding sequence GTGACTCCTGATACGAAGCAGACTGGTCCGGTGGCAGCAGAGACAGAGAACCTCCAGGAAGTGATCAAGCGCGCCCGCTTCGTGCTCTTCGACTTCGACGGGCCGATCTGTCGGCTCTTCGCGGGGCACTCGGCGGAGGACGTGGCGAAGGATCTGGTGGAGTGGCTGGCGCGGCAGGGGCTGCGCGGACTGCTGACCGAGGACGAGCGTGTCCACCCCGACCCGATGGCGGTCCTGTACGCGGTCAACCGGCGTCATCCGCACAGCGATCTGGTGGTCGAGCTGGAGGAACGGCTCACCCAGCAGGAACTGAAGGCGGTGCCCTCCGCCTGGCCCACCGAGTTCGCGGATCCGCTGATACGGACCTGGAGCGCGGTCGGCGCCCGGCTGGCCGTGGCGACCAACAACTCGCCGCGGACCGCGGTCAGTTACCTGGAGAACCGTGGTCTCGCCGACTGCTTCACCCCCAACATCTACGGGCGCACCCAGGACCTGCACCAGCTCAAGCCGGACCCGCACTGCCTCAACCGGGCCCTGAACGCCCTCGGCGCCGCCCCGCAGTCCGCGCTGATGATCGGCGACGCCCCTTCGGACTACGAAGCCGCTCAGCGCGCCGGTGTTCCCTTCCTTGGCTACGCGCGTAACGGCGACAAGGAGAAGGAACTGCGCGACGCGGGGGCCGAGGCCGTGGTGGGCTCGCTGGAACCGGTGCTGCGGGTGCTGCGGAGTCAGGCCTGA
- a CDS encoding winged helix-turn-helix domain-containing protein produces MVVTQENVAVDGTRRLSPQEIADILRDRIRAGDLRAGDRLPTQAELAEEFGVERGTIRQALRALQDEGRLSNVSKGSPPRIADVTPPQGEPQPTMVGLAPQLAEAFAAPHVRVDAACLTAETLMLALGEPVRLIHEGRLRPESIDVRILLPSRDINLAFPVSVEAQGDGDRDPVHQRWLEMRNAQGHVLRHNLKALRSSHGIDVNVRFRALPFTPPVKLYLLNGVQALIAYYMITRREEAGDSGTLDMYDALGSASLLFSFEQRVGQRDAAFVEQSQKWFDALWETITTDLTLS; encoded by the coding sequence TTGGTCGTGACCCAGGAGAACGTGGCAGTGGACGGCACCAGAAGGCTCTCGCCGCAGGAGATCGCCGACATCCTGCGGGACCGCATCCGCGCGGGTGACCTGCGCGCCGGCGACCGCCTGCCCACCCAGGCCGAGCTGGCCGAGGAGTTCGGCGTGGAGCGCGGCACGATCCGCCAGGCCCTGCGGGCACTTCAGGACGAAGGCCGGCTGAGCAACGTCAGCAAGGGGAGCCCGCCGCGCATCGCGGACGTGACTCCTCCGCAGGGCGAGCCTCAGCCGACGATGGTGGGGTTGGCGCCGCAGTTGGCCGAGGCGTTCGCCGCGCCGCACGTACGGGTGGACGCCGCGTGCCTCACCGCCGAGACCCTGATGCTGGCCCTCGGCGAACCGGTTCGCCTGATCCACGAGGGCAGGCTCCGCCCGGAGTCGATCGACGTCCGCATCCTGCTGCCCTCCCGGGACATCAACCTCGCCTTCCCCGTCTCCGTCGAAGCGCAGGGAGACGGAGACCGGGATCCGGTCCACCAGCGCTGGCTGGAGATGCGCAACGCCCAGGGCCACGTCCTGCGCCACAACCTCAAGGCCCTGCGCTCCTCGCACGGCATCGACGTCAACGTGCGGTTCCGGGCGCTCCCGTTCACCCCGCCGGTGAAGCTGTACCTGCTCAACGGTGTCCAGGCCCTCATCGCGTACTACATGATCACGCGGCGGGAGGAGGCCGGGGACAGCGGCACGCTCGACATGTACGACGCCCTGGGCTCCGCCTCCCTCTTGTTCTCCTTCGAGCAAAGGGTCGGCCAACGCGACGCCGCCTTCGTCGAGCAGTCCCAAAAGTGGTTCGACGCCCTCTGGGAAACCATTACGACGGACCTGACACTCTCCTAG
- a CDS encoding winged helix-turn-helix domain-containing protein — protein sequence MVVDPEHVAVNGRKRSQRPQRSHREVAEELRTRIRSGELRPGQRMPTQAQLADEFGVERGAVRQALRILQSEHLLSNVSKGSPATVAQDVGPALTGPGAPPQPTMVALASRITDAFSAPHVEIDALCLTAVSLTLAMGEPLRLIHEGRLKPARVDVRVLLPSSDIDLAFPAPVDDTVDDRLQRRWLAHRNAQGQVLKHNLLALRATHGIDVHITFRALPFTPPVKLYLLNGSEALFAYYTLSRRGEEIDHEYLEMYDAEGTQSMLFPFEQGDGMRDTTFVEQSHLWFNALWETISSELVLTG from the coding sequence TTGGTTGTGGACCCGGAACACGTCGCCGTCAATGGGCGGAAGAGGTCACAACGGCCACAGAGGTCACACCGCGAGGTGGCCGAGGAGCTGCGCACCCGGATCAGGTCCGGTGAGCTGCGGCCTGGCCAGCGCATGCCCACACAGGCCCAGTTGGCCGACGAGTTCGGCGTCGAGCGCGGGGCGGTGCGGCAGGCCCTGCGCATCCTGCAGTCGGAACACCTGCTGTCCAACGTGTCCAAAGGGAGCCCGGCGACGGTCGCCCAGGACGTGGGACCGGCTCTGACCGGGCCCGGAGCTCCGCCGCAGCCCACCATGGTGGCGCTCGCGTCACGGATCACGGACGCCTTCTCGGCCCCTCATGTGGAGATCGACGCCCTGTGCCTGACGGCGGTCTCCCTCACTCTCGCGATGGGTGAGCCGTTGCGTCTCATCCACGAGGGGCGACTAAAACCGGCCAGGGTCGACGTCCGGGTGCTCCTGCCGTCCAGCGATATCGACCTCGCCTTCCCGGCACCCGTGGACGACACGGTCGACGACCGGCTGCAGCGCCGCTGGCTGGCCCACCGCAACGCCCAGGGCCAGGTCCTCAAGCACAACCTGCTGGCGTTACGGGCCACGCACGGCATCGACGTACACATCACGTTCCGGGCCCTGCCGTTCACTCCACCCGTGAAGCTGTATCTGCTCAACGGGTCGGAGGCGCTCTTCGCGTACTACACGCTGTCGCGGCGCGGCGAGGAGATCGACCACGAGTACCTGGAGATGTACGACGCGGAGGGGACCCAGTCCATGCTGTTCCCCTTCGAGCAGGGGGACGGCATGCGGGACACGACGTTCGTGGAGCAGTCCCATCTGTGGTTCAACGCACTGTGGGAGACCATCAGCTCCGAGCTGGTGCTCACGGGCTGA
- a CDS encoding GNAT family N-acetyltransferase — translation MSSRQDIDIRPIREDEIREWIRAMKTGFQQPPSVSDAEVRDRSTHFVPERTLGAFDGGRCVGTFRSFAQEITAVGGTPVAADAVTNVTVTATHRRRGILTRMMARDLAAAKERGDTVATLIAAEYPIYGRYGFGAATTGVEWTIDVPRAGLDPRWSGPEDGGRIDLVDGDGVRKIGPELHERLRRVKPGVVGRDERWWQVRTGGLVLDPASWIEPFQAVYRNAGGEVEGLLTYTVDDHWGDVKQPLETAKVKDMIAVTPAAERALWRYLCSVDWVTKVRTGMRAPDDLLPHLLPDPRAARITTQADLVWVRILDVGAALEARTYGATGSLVLEVEDRGGLCGGRYRLDASEAGGSCERTTADAELTLGVSELGALWLGDESAVRLAALGRVREARAGAASLADALLRTSRRPWCPDIF, via the coding sequence ATGAGTTCGCGTCAGGACATCGACATACGCCCCATCCGCGAGGACGAGATCCGTGAGTGGATCCGCGCGATGAAAACAGGGTTCCAGCAACCCCCGTCCGTGTCGGACGCGGAGGTCAGGGACCGCAGCACCCATTTCGTGCCCGAGCGCACCCTGGGAGCCTTCGACGGCGGCCGATGCGTGGGCACGTTCCGTTCGTTCGCGCAGGAGATCACCGCGGTGGGCGGAACCCCCGTCGCGGCCGACGCCGTCACGAATGTGACCGTCACCGCCACCCACCGCCGCCGGGGCATCCTCACCCGGATGATGGCCCGGGACCTGGCCGCCGCGAAGGAGCGGGGCGACACCGTGGCGACGCTCATCGCCGCGGAGTACCCGATCTACGGACGGTACGGATTCGGCGCGGCCACGACGGGCGTCGAGTGGACGATCGACGTGCCGAGGGCGGGACTCGACCCGCGCTGGTCGGGTCCGGAGGACGGCGGGCGTATCGACCTCGTGGACGGCGACGGCGTACGGAAAATCGGTCCGGAGCTCCATGAGCGGCTCAGGCGCGTGAAGCCCGGCGTGGTCGGGCGAGATGAGCGGTGGTGGCAGGTCCGTACGGGCGGGCTGGTGCTGGACCCGGCATCGTGGATCGAGCCGTTCCAGGCCGTGTACCGCAACGCGGGCGGAGAGGTCGAGGGGCTGCTCACGTACACCGTGGACGACCACTGGGGGGACGTGAAGCAGCCGCTGGAGACGGCGAAGGTCAAGGACATGATCGCGGTCACGCCGGCCGCGGAGCGTGCCCTGTGGCGGTACCTGTGCTCGGTCGACTGGGTCACGAAGGTCAGGACGGGGATGCGGGCGCCGGACGACCTGCTGCCGCATCTGCTGCCGGATCCGCGTGCGGCGCGCATCACCACCCAGGCCGACCTGGTGTGGGTGCGGATCCTGGATGTCGGGGCCGCATTGGAGGCGCGTACGTACGGGGCGACCGGCTCGCTCGTCCTGGAGGTCGAAGACCGGGGAGGGCTGTGCGGGGGGCGGTATCGGCTGGACGCCTCTGAGGCGGGCGGGAGTTGTGAGCGGACCACCGCCGATGCCGAACTCACTCTGGGTGTGAGTGAGTTGGGGGCGTTGTGGCTCGGGGACGAGTCCGCGGTGCGGCTCGCGGCGTTGGGGCGGGTGCGGGAAGCACGAGCGGGCGCCGCCTCCTTGGCCGACGCCCTGCTGCGCACGTCCAGGCGACCGTGGTGCCCGGACATCTTCTGA
- the dtd gene encoding D-aminoacyl-tRNA deacylase, translating into MRAVVQRVDGASVVVEGETVGEIDGEGLCVLVGVTHEDTKEKAAQLARKLWSVRMLTDEKSCSDIDAPLLVISQFTLYGDARKGRRPTWNAAAPGDVAEPLVDEVVAQLRSLGATVATGRFGAQMRVSLTNDGPFTVLLEM; encoded by the coding sequence ATGCGTGCGGTGGTGCAGAGAGTGGACGGCGCGAGTGTCGTCGTCGAGGGTGAGACCGTCGGGGAGATCGACGGCGAGGGACTGTGCGTCCTCGTCGGGGTGACCCACGAGGACACCAAGGAGAAGGCGGCCCAACTGGCCCGCAAACTCTGGTCGGTCCGCATGCTGACCGACGAGAAGTCGTGCTCGGACATCGACGCCCCGCTGCTCGTGATCAGCCAGTTCACACTCTACGGAGACGCCCGCAAGGGCCGCCGCCCGACCTGGAACGCGGCCGCCCCCGGCGACGTGGCGGAGCCGCTCGTGGACGAGGTCGTGGCCCAGCTCCGCTCACTCGGCGCAACGGTGGCGACGGGCCGCTTCGGCGCGCAGATGCGCGTCTCACTGACGAACGACGGCCCGTTCACCGTGCTGCTGGAGATGTAA
- a CDS encoding folate-binding protein YgfZ — protein MKSPLLSLPGAVPAEGVDEGVAAHYGDLFREQRAFADGTGFVDLSHRGVVTVTGDDRLSWLHLLLTQHVSDLPAGRATEALVLSAHGHIEHALYLVDDGTTTWAHVEPDSQDALIAYLESMKFFYRVDVADRTGDFAVVHLPAGSIAEVPEGVVVRETPYGRDLFLPRTDLESFASDVDQHGPAVGLLAYEALRVEHHQPRLGFETDHRTIPHELGWIGSAVHLQKGCYRGQETVARVQNLGKPPRRLVFLHLDGSEVHLPPHGAELRLADDGPDGRKIGFVTTSVRHHELGPIALGLVKRNVPLDARLVADTTAAAQEVVVEP, from the coding sequence ATGAAGAGCCCTCTGTTGTCCCTGCCCGGTGCCGTTCCCGCCGAGGGTGTGGACGAAGGTGTCGCCGCCCACTACGGAGACCTGTTCCGAGAACAGCGCGCCTTCGCCGACGGCACCGGATTCGTGGACCTCTCGCACCGCGGCGTGGTCACCGTCACCGGTGACGACCGGCTCAGCTGGCTGCACCTGCTGCTCACCCAGCACGTCAGCGACCTCCCGGCGGGCCGCGCCACCGAGGCGCTGGTCCTCTCCGCGCACGGCCACATCGAGCACGCGCTGTATCTCGTCGACGACGGGACGACCACCTGGGCCCACGTGGAGCCCGACAGCCAGGACGCGTTGATCGCGTACCTGGAGTCGATGAAGTTCTTCTACCGCGTCGACGTCGCCGACCGGACCGGTGATTTCGCGGTCGTCCACCTGCCGGCCGGCTCCATCGCCGAGGTCCCGGAGGGCGTCGTCGTCCGCGAGACGCCGTACGGGCGTGATCTGTTCCTGCCGCGTACGGACCTGGAGTCGTTCGCCTCTGACGTCGACCAGCACGGCCCGGCGGTCGGGCTGCTCGCGTACGAGGCGCTGCGCGTCGAGCACCACCAGCCGCGGCTCGGTTTCGAGACCGACCACCGGACCATCCCGCACGAGCTGGGCTGGATCGGCAGCGCGGTGCATCTGCAGAAGGGGTGCTATCGCGGCCAGGAGACCGTCGCCCGCGTCCAGAACCTGGGCAAGCCCCCGCGTCGGCTCGTCTTCCTGCACCTGGACGGCAGCGAGGTCCATCTGCCGCCGCACGGCGCGGAGCTCCGGCTCGCGGACGACGGGCCCGACGGGCGCAAGATCGGCTTCGTCACGACCTCCGTACGCCATCACGAGCTCGGGCCGATCGCCCTCGGCCTCGTCAAGCGGAACGTACCGCTGGACGCGCGGCTGGTGGCCGATACGACGGCCGCGGCGCAGGAGGTCGTGGTCGAGCCGTAG
- a CDS encoding Fur family transcriptional regulator has translation MSTGSSTEGTEGTDWKSDLRQRGYRLTPQRQLVLEAVDTLEHATPDDILIEVRKTASGVNISTVYRTLELLEELALVSHAHLGHGAPTYHLADRHHHLHLVCRDCTNVIEADVEVAADFTAKLRETFGFSTDMKHFAIFGRCEDCTASAAKKAAKAE, from the coding sequence GTGAGCACTGGAAGTAGCACCGAAGGTACCGAAGGCACCGACTGGAAGAGCGATCTGCGGCAGCGCGGCTACCGGCTGACCCCGCAGCGGCAACTTGTGCTCGAAGCCGTGGACACCCTGGAGCACGCGACCCCCGACGACATCCTCATCGAGGTGAGGAAGACGGCGTCGGGGGTCAACATTTCCACGGTGTACCGGACCCTGGAGCTCCTGGAGGAGCTCGCGCTCGTCTCCCACGCGCACCTCGGGCACGGCGCGCCCACGTACCACCTCGCGGACCGGCACCACCATCTCCACCTGGTCTGCCGCGACTGCACGAACGTCATCGAGGCGGACGTCGAGGTCGCCGCCGACTTCACGGCCAAGCTCCGCGAGACCTTCGGCTTCTCCACCGACATGAAGCACTTCGCGATCTTCGGCCGCTGCGAGGACTGCACGGCGAGCGCGGCGAAGAAGGCCGCGAAGGCGGAGTAG